In Myxococcales bacterium, the DNA window GCCCATCACGATGCTCGTTGCGAGGCTAGCGTTCCGCTTGTCGTACAGCGTGCCACCGAGCTCTTGGAGCCACTCGCGCTGCTTCGTGACTTTCGCGAGCACCTCGTCGGGGTCGCCTGCGTAGGGCGGGCGGCCGAGCTCCGCGAGCTCTTTCAGCGCCGTCGCGTTCCCCGTTTCACGTGCGCGTCGAACGGTGAACTCGTACGAGAGCCGCTCTCCTTCCGCGACGTTCACGCTTTGGCCCGTGCCTGCGTACGCGACGCAATCCTCGGGATGGCGACTTACGTAGAGCATGCCGAGCGCCGAGCCCCATGAGTGGCCCAGGAGGTATACCTTCTCCTTCGCGAACGTTCTCTTGAGGTGGGCGACGAGCTCGTGCAGGTCGCCCAGGAAACGATCGATGGTCATCGTCCTCGGGTCGGTGCCGGCGCGGAAGGTCTTTCCCGCGCCGCGCTGTTCCCACGAGACCACCACGAACCTTCGCTCGAGGTCTGCGCCGAAGGCCCTCACGAAGGGCAGCTCCGAGCTCCCTGGGCCGCCGTGCAGGTACACGAGGACGGGGCGCCGCGTGTCGTGCCCGCGCTCGAGGATCCATTGATCGAGGCCGCCGAGTCGAACCTGACGGAGCCGAGCCACGCTCCCTGGGATGGCCTTCCCGGACCCGTCGACGATCGGCGTCGTGCTCGGCGTGCATCCTCCAACCACGCTTGCGCAAGCAAGCGCGGCCACCTTGCCGAGGAGGGCGCGCGTGCTCGCAAGGGCCCGCGACAGACGGAGTAGGTAGGTCACTTGGGGCGTCTCCTGGCCTTTCGGGGAGAAGGATCGACGAGCGCCATGGGGCGCACCTCGGCCGTGGCGAGGGTGGCGCCGATGAGGACGGCACCGACGCGTTGGAGCTTTTCAGCTACCCACGCCTCGTCGAGATTCGCGACGAGCGACGCCGAAGCCATGCTCGCGAGGCCATGGGTATAGAGCCATAGATCGAGGACGAGCACGCTTCGCCGCTCCGCAGTCACATCGCCGATGCCGGGGGTCGTCGCCGCTGCCGCTTCGAGGCGTCCGAGGAGGTCGAGCACCATCTTGGCCACGCCGTGGCGCTCGAGGAAGAGCGCCCGGTAGAAGTTCGGCTCGTCGCGCGCGAAGAGCACGATCCCGATCCCGGCGGAGCGGAGCGCCGAGGGGACATACGGCTTCGTCATGTACGCGACGAGGTGAGAGAAGATGTGGGTCAGCGTCGCCTCGGTGAGCGCGTCCATGGACGCATAGATGCGGTAGATCGGGGCGACGGAGCACCCGAGCTCGTCGGCGACGGCCCGGCACGAGAGGGCAGGTAGGCCCTTCTTCCTGACGATGGTCGTCGCGGCCGTGAGCACGCGTTCGGGCGATACGGTAACCGGAGGTGGGCTCATAAGAGGCATATGTTATGTAACATGTGCTATTTAACGTCAAGGTTGGGAGGGCTCAGCAACACACGACGCTGGGAGAAACCTTCGTGCCGCTCTCCCTTCCCCCCCGCGGCGCCATGAACTAATCCCCTCGCCGTGGTCCGCGTCGTCGCTCCTCTCTCCGTCCTCGCGTTCGTCGGCTTCCTCGCGGCGCACACGGCCTCGTCGCGCGCGGCCTCCACGCCGTCGCCGCACGCCGCCTCCGCTGCGCCGCCCTCGAGCTCTCCGGCGTCGAGCGCGGCCCCCGCGGCCTCGAGCGCGCCCCAAGCGCCACGTGCTCCGGTCGCGCCGCCCAAGGCCCTCGTGCACACGACGGTGCGCGGCCCCGAGGTCGCCCTCGTCACGCTCCGTGAGCGAGGCGCCGCGCCGAAGACCCTCACCTTCGCGGAGCTCGCGACCACGCGCCTCCCGAAGGGCAAGGTGCAGGTCACCTTCACGGCCGAGGGCGAGGCCCTCTACGTGCCCCACTGTGGCGGGAGAGGGAAAATCACGGTCGCCGGGTGCGACGTGGGCGCCCCGAAGGAGGGTCCCTTCGTCACCAAGCTCCCCCCCGGCCGGAGCGACGTCGCCCTCGAGATCGACGCGTCGGCGTACGAGCGCCGCGTCGCGTGCGGCGAGGCCCCGCGCACCGGCGCGCTCGAAGAGTCGCCCTTCGGGTTCACCACGCTCACGTTCGCGAGCCCCTCGTCG includes these proteins:
- a CDS encoding alpha/beta hydrolase — its product is MTYLLRLSRALASTRALLGKVAALACASVVGGCTPSTTPIVDGSGKAIPGSVARLRQVRLGGLDQWILERGHDTRRPVLVYLHGGPGSSELPFVRAFGADLERRFVVVSWEQRGAGKTFRAGTDPRTMTIDRFLGDLHELVAHLKRTFAKEKVYLLGHSWGSALGMLYVSRHPEDCVAYAGTGQSVNVAEGERLSYEFTVRRARETGNATALKELAELGRPPYAGDPDEVLAKVTKQREWLQELGGTLYDKRNASLATSIVMGAPEYSLGDILAYPKAIAFSLKTVGPEYLRVNLLEQVPSVSVPVFFLQGRMDYTTPSVIVERYVEKLTAPRKELIWFDRSAHSPIFEEPATFARTLIERFESVGPPPR
- a CDS encoding TetR/AcrR family transcriptional regulator encodes the protein MSPPPVTVSPERVLTAATTIVRKKGLPALSCRAVADELGCSVAPIYRIYASMDALTEATLTHIFSHLVAYMTKPYVPSALRSAGIGIVLFARDEPNFYRALFLERHGVAKMVLDLLGRLEAAAATTPGIGDVTAERRSVLVLDLWLYTHGLASMASASLVANLDEAWVAEKLQRVGAVLIGATLATAEVRPMALVDPSPRKARRRPK